One part of the Arthrobacter tumbae genome encodes these proteins:
- a CDS encoding Lrp/AsnC family transcriptional regulator, which translates to MQPLDATDTRLLLALARDSRRTVVALAQKLGLSRNTVQARMTRLEKNATFLSFERRINPAALGYPLTAFINVHVDQRKLGSITGQLAGIPEVLEAHGLTGQADILVRVVSVDAEDLFRINGKILACDGVERCDTSLAMHELIPYRMEPLLERGSGE; encoded by the coding sequence ATGCAGCCCCTTGATGCCACCGACACGCGGCTCCTTCTCGCGCTGGCGCGGGACTCCCGGCGGACCGTCGTCGCCCTCGCCCAGAAGCTGGGGCTCTCGCGTAACACCGTCCAGGCCCGGATGACCCGGCTGGAGAAGAATGCGACGTTCCTGTCCTTCGAACGGCGCATCAATCCGGCTGCCCTCGGCTACCCGCTCACCGCGTTCATCAATGTCCATGTGGACCAGCGGAAACTCGGCTCCATCACCGGCCAACTGGCCGGTATCCCCGAAGTACTCGAGGCCCATGGGCTGACGGGACAGGCGGACATTCTGGTCCGCGTGGTGTCAGTGGATGCCGAAGACCTCTTCCGGATCAACGGGAAGATCCTGGCCTGCGACGGAGTGGAACGCTGTGACACCTCCCTCGCCATGCACGAGTTGATCCCCTACCGCATGGAGCCCCTGCTGGAGCGCGGTTCCGGGGAGTAG
- the pdhA gene encoding pyruvate dehydrogenase (acetyl-transferring) E1 component subunit alpha has protein sequence MPLNNDADATQDELVQLIAPNGERRSNAAYDRWVSDVDDAGLQALYEDMIVIRRIDAEATALQRQGELALWPPLLGQEAAQIGSGRALREDDFVFSSYRENGVAYCRGVDLTDLLRVWRGNASSGWDPYAINMAPPQVIIGAQTLHATGYAMGVLADGADSVAVTYFGDGATSQGDVNEAMVFAASYQAPVIFFCQNNQWAISEPVRLQAHVPIAHRAPGFGIPSVRVDGNDVLACLAVTREALDRARTGGGPTFIEAVTYRMGPHTTADDPTRYRDANELEDWAAKDPIARLAALLDARGLLSAEVSDAVKATADDVAARLREGCISMPEPQILDVFKHVYSEPNSWLDRQQDHYEQYLTYFDSADADSAASNLSKEANR, from the coding sequence GTGCCTCTGAACAACGATGCGGACGCCACGCAGGATGAGCTGGTCCAGCTCATCGCGCCCAACGGCGAACGCCGAAGCAACGCCGCGTATGACCGCTGGGTTTCCGACGTCGACGACGCCGGTCTGCAGGCCCTGTACGAGGACATGATCGTCATTCGCCGGATCGACGCCGAAGCAACGGCTCTCCAGCGTCAGGGTGAGCTTGCGCTCTGGCCGCCGTTGCTGGGGCAGGAAGCGGCGCAGATCGGCTCCGGCCGCGCCCTGCGCGAGGATGACTTCGTCTTCTCCAGTTACCGCGAGAACGGCGTTGCCTACTGCCGCGGCGTGGACCTCACTGACCTCCTGCGGGTCTGGCGGGGCAACGCCTCTTCCGGCTGGGATCCTTACGCCATCAACATGGCTCCGCCGCAGGTCATCATTGGAGCGCAGACCCTGCACGCCACCGGATACGCCATGGGCGTTCTGGCGGACGGTGCGGACTCCGTTGCAGTCACCTATTTTGGAGACGGCGCCACGAGCCAGGGCGATGTAAACGAGGCCATGGTCTTTGCCGCCAGCTACCAGGCTCCCGTCATCTTCTTCTGCCAGAACAACCAGTGGGCCATCTCCGAACCGGTCCGGCTGCAGGCACACGTGCCCATCGCGCACCGCGCACCCGGATTCGGTATCCCCTCCGTCCGTGTTGACGGCAACGATGTGCTCGCGTGCCTCGCCGTTACCCGTGAGGCGCTCGATCGCGCCCGGACCGGCGGCGGCCCCACCTTCATCGAGGCAGTGACCTACCGGATGGGCCCCCACACCACTGCCGATGACCCCACCCGCTACCGTGACGCAAACGAGCTCGAGGACTGGGCCGCCAAGGATCCGATCGCCCGCCTGGCAGCCCTCCTGGATGCACGCGGCCTGCTGTCTGCGGAGGTAAGCGACGCGGTCAAGGCCACAGCCGACGACGTCGCTGCCCGGCTGCGCGAGGGCTGCATCTCCATGCCGGAGCCGCAGATCCTCGATGTCTTCAAACACGTCTACAGCGAGCCGAACTCGTGGCTCGATCGCCAGCAGGACCACTACGAGCAGTATCTGACCTACTTTGATTCCGCTGACGCTGACAGTGCTGCGTCCAACCTCTCCAAGGAGGCGAACCGCTGA
- a CDS encoding alpha-ketoacid dehydrogenase subunit beta has translation MSTMTFGRAINAGLRRAMEDDPKVVLMGEDIGKLGGVFRITDGLQKDFGSHRVLDTPLAESGILGTAVGLAYRGYRPVVEIQFDGFIYPAFDQIVCQVAKLHYRTQGAVKVPLTIRVPFGGGIGSPEHHSESPEAYFTHTSGLRVVSVSNPQDAFVMIQQAIASDDPVLYFEPKRRYHVKGEVDEAVDLNATSMSDARVVTEGSDVTLVTYGPLVPTARDAAIAASDDGVSVEVIDLRSLAPIDFATVEKSVRKTGRLVITHEAAQSGGLGAEIAASITERCFYHLEHAPVRVTGFDIPYPYSKLEFHHLPDLDRILDGVDRALGRSNSLSSRSGLEG, from the coding sequence ATGTCCACCATGACATTCGGCCGTGCCATCAATGCAGGCCTTCGCAGGGCGATGGAAGACGATCCGAAGGTTGTCCTCATGGGCGAGGACATCGGGAAGCTGGGCGGCGTCTTCCGCATCACCGACGGTCTGCAGAAGGACTTCGGGTCCCACCGCGTCCTCGATACGCCGCTCGCCGAGTCCGGCATCCTGGGCACGGCAGTCGGCCTGGCGTACCGCGGCTACCGTCCCGTCGTCGAGATCCAGTTCGACGGCTTCATCTATCCGGCGTTCGACCAGATCGTGTGCCAGGTTGCCAAGCTCCACTACCGGACCCAGGGTGCGGTCAAGGTGCCGCTGACCATCCGTGTGCCGTTCGGCGGCGGTATCGGGTCCCCGGAACACCACTCGGAGTCTCCGGAAGCGTATTTCACCCATACGTCCGGGCTGCGGGTTGTGAGCGTCTCCAACCCGCAGGATGCTTTTGTGATGATCCAGCAGGCCATTGCCAGCGATGATCCTGTCCTGTACTTCGAACCGAAGCGCCGCTACCACGTGAAGGGTGAGGTGGACGAGGCCGTGGACCTGAACGCCACGAGCATGAGTGATGCGCGCGTGGTCACCGAGGGCAGCGACGTCACGTTGGTCACCTACGGGCCGCTGGTGCCGACGGCGCGCGATGCCGCCATTGCAGCGTCCGACGACGGCGTCTCCGTTGAGGTGATTGACCTGCGGTCCCTTGCCCCGATTGATTTCGCCACCGTGGAGAAGTCGGTGCGGAAGACCGGCCGCCTGGTCATCACGCATGAAGCTGCCCAGTCGGGCGGCCTCGGCGCCGAGATCGCGGCCAGCATCACCGAGCGCTGCTTCTACCATTTGGAGCACGCACCGGTCCGCGTGACGGGGTTCGACATCCCGTATCCCTACTCCAAGCTTGAGTTCCATCATCTGCCGGATCTGGACCGGATACTCGATGGGGTTGACCGTGCGCTGGGCCGGTCCAACTCCCTTAGCTCCCGCAGCGGACTGGAAGGATAG
- a CDS encoding dihydrolipoamide acetyltransferase family protein: MIKEFRLPDLGEGLTESEIVAWHVAVGDTVELNQVIADVETAKAVVELPSPYAGVVAKLHEQPGTVVEVGSPIVSFDVPGSGGPSSDSPDTSADKADDDAPPAKREPNLVGYGAAVEKTGRPARRARRSGGTAEPAATVEPAAPVRAEEPVAPPAVPEASQPSVPAEAQLERPRSTPPVRKLARDLGVDLTALNGSGPQGLITREDVLAVQQKSAQGGSGQQGLNREVQPAAAGGAPASPMNGERETRTPIKGVRKHTAAAMVASAFTAPHVTEFLTVDVTASMDLLARLKSSRAFADVRITPLVLVAKALCIALDRNPTLNSRWDEAAQEIVQHHYVNLGIAAATPRGLMVPNIRDAHTLGLRELADALKGLTETARAGKTSPADLSGGTISITNVGVFGIDAGTPILNPGEAAILAMGSVRKMPWEYQDEIALRQVMTLSLSFDHRLVDGEQGSRFLADIGTILSDPGMVLTMV, from the coding sequence GTGATTAAGGAATTCCGACTGCCTGACCTCGGCGAAGGCCTGACTGAATCGGAGATCGTCGCCTGGCATGTAGCAGTCGGCGACACGGTGGAGTTGAACCAGGTCATCGCCGACGTAGAAACCGCCAAAGCGGTCGTGGAACTGCCCTCGCCGTATGCCGGCGTTGTGGCGAAGCTGCACGAGCAGCCCGGAACGGTGGTGGAGGTCGGCTCGCCGATCGTGTCCTTCGACGTGCCGGGTTCCGGCGGACCTTCCAGCGATTCTCCGGACACCTCAGCGGACAAAGCCGACGACGACGCGCCGCCGGCCAAGCGGGAGCCCAACCTCGTGGGGTACGGCGCGGCTGTCGAGAAGACGGGGCGGCCCGCGCGGCGGGCCCGGCGCAGCGGCGGGACGGCAGAGCCTGCCGCAACCGTCGAGCCTGCTGCGCCTGTCCGCGCCGAGGAACCCGTTGCTCCTCCTGCAGTGCCCGAGGCATCGCAGCCTTCCGTTCCGGCGGAGGCGCAGCTGGAGCGTCCGCGGTCAACGCCGCCGGTACGCAAGCTTGCACGTGATCTCGGCGTCGACCTCACTGCGCTGAACGGCAGCGGCCCACAGGGCCTTATCACCCGCGAGGACGTGCTCGCTGTACAGCAGAAATCCGCGCAGGGTGGATCCGGGCAGCAGGGACTGAATCGTGAAGTGCAGCCAGCAGCGGCAGGCGGGGCGCCGGCGTCGCCCATGAATGGTGAGCGGGAGACGCGCACACCGATCAAGGGCGTGCGGAAGCACACCGCCGCGGCCATGGTTGCCAGCGCCTTCACCGCGCCGCACGTCACCGAGTTCCTGACCGTGGACGTCACGGCCTCCATGGACCTGCTGGCACGGTTGAAGTCGAGCAGGGCGTTCGCGGATGTTCGCATCACGCCGCTGGTGCTGGTGGCCAAGGCGCTGTGCATTGCGCTGGACCGTAATCCCACGCTCAATTCCCGGTGGGATGAGGCCGCGCAGGAGATTGTGCAGCACCACTACGTGAATCTGGGCATTGCAGCGGCGACTCCGCGGGGTCTGATGGTCCCGAATATCAGGGATGCTCACACCCTGGGACTCCGCGAGTTGGCTGATGCGCTCAAGGGGCTGACGGAAACGGCCCGCGCAGGCAAGACCAGTCCCGCGGATCTCTCCGGCGGAACGATTTCCATCACCAATGTCGGGGTGTTCGGCATCGATGCGGGGACGCCGATCCTCAACCCGGGGGAAGCCGCGATCCTTGCCATGGGGTCGGTGCGGAAGATGCCGTGGGAGTACCAGGATGAGATTGCCCTGCGGCAGGTTATGACCCTCAGCCTGTCCTTCGACCACCGCCTGGTGGACGGCGAACAGGGCTCACGCTTCCTCGCGGATATCGGCACCATCCTGTCCGACCCGGGCATGGTGCTCACGATGGTCTGA
- a CDS encoding GNAT family N-acetyltransferase: MITLRAVESTDLDEFFSHQLDPSANHMAAFSAKNPSDRGVFDLHWQNILNDPTVTVRTIVADDAVVGSILAYRDADIPEISYWIDKARWGQGITTAAVGLFLEEFSERPLRARAVADNTNSIRILERYGFTQVGETQGFANARGAVVRELVLELR, translated from the coding sequence GTGATCACGCTACGCGCCGTTGAATCCACCGACCTGGACGAGTTCTTCTCACACCAGCTCGACCCCAGCGCCAACCACATGGCCGCCTTCAGTGCCAAGAACCCCTCGGACAGGGGAGTCTTCGACCTCCACTGGCAAAACATTCTCAATGACCCCACCGTGACGGTCCGCACCATCGTGGCTGACGACGCCGTGGTGGGAAGCATCCTCGCCTACCGCGACGCCGACATCCCCGAGATCAGTTACTGGATCGACAAGGCGCGCTGGGGCCAGGGAATTACGACGGCGGCAGTCGGCCTCTTCCTCGAAGAGTTCAGTGAGCGCCCGCTCCGGGCACGAGCGGTCGCGGACAACACCAACTCGATCCGCATCCTCGAGCGTTACGGCTTCACCCAGGTCGGCGAGACCCAGGGCTTCGCCAACGCTCGCGGCGCAGTGGTCAGGGAGCTCGTCCTCGAGCTTCGCTAA
- a CDS encoding SACE_7040 family transcriptional regulator codes for MDAPAPTRMTGRSLAKASRRAALLDAAAQLFAERGYNGVSIEDLGAAAGVSGPAVYRHFSGKPAVLAALLAGVSQDLLEGSRAVVAESPGPDQALRGLIEFQVDFALRNANVIRVQDRDLSSLADEDQETVRSLQRTYVEVWVDALAALARETDRTHLRRKAHAAFGLINSTPHSTHRRRSSKDTADLRQLLEEMAWAALSVEA; via the coding sequence ATGGACGCCCCAGCTCCCACCCGGATGACCGGCCGCAGCCTCGCCAAGGCTTCCCGGCGCGCGGCGCTGCTCGACGCGGCCGCGCAGCTTTTCGCCGAGCGCGGCTACAACGGAGTGTCCATCGAGGATCTGGGTGCAGCAGCCGGCGTCAGCGGACCGGCGGTTTACCGGCACTTCAGCGGAAAGCCCGCAGTCCTCGCGGCTCTCCTGGCCGGCGTGAGCCAGGACCTGCTGGAGGGCAGCCGTGCCGTTGTTGCTGAATCCCCCGGCCCGGACCAGGCGCTCCGGGGACTGATCGAGTTTCAGGTGGACTTTGCACTCCGTAATGCGAACGTCATCCGGGTCCAGGACAGGGACCTCAGCTCGCTGGCTGACGAGGACCAGGAAACCGTGCGTTCCCTGCAGCGCACCTATGTAGAGGTATGGGTGGATGCCCTTGCCGCTCTCGCCCGGGAAACGGACAGGACCCACCTGCGCCGCAAGGCCCATGCCGCCTTCGGGCTCATCAACTCCACCCCGCACTCCACCCACCGTCGCCGAAGCAGCAAGGACACCGCGGATCTGCGCCAGCTGCTTGAGGAGATGGCATGGGCAGCGCTCAGCGTGGAGGCGTGA
- a CDS encoding carboxyl transferase domain-containing protein, whose protein sequence is METLASRLDPNAEAFRQNDAGQRALAAELRDRLADSALGGPERSRERHVSRGKLLPRDRIDHLLDPGSPFLEIAPLAANGMYNDESPGAGVIAGVGLVHGRHVLVISNDATVKGGTYYPMTVKKHLRAQEIALENNLPCVYLVDSGGAFLPRQDEVFPDREHFGRIFYNQATMSARKIPQIAAVMGSCTAGGAYVPAMSDETVIVRNQGTIFLGGPPLVKAAIGEIVTAEELGGGDVHAKTSGVVDHLAENDQHALEIVRDIVSTLPVPEQAWSTNAPEEPAVDLESLYGAVPVDVNASYDAREIIARIVDGSRFHEFKKDYGTTLITGFATLHGHRVGIVANNGVLFGESALKGAHFIELCDQRGIPLIFLQNLSGFMVGLDYEAGGIAKHGAKMVTAVATCRVPKLTVVVGGSFGAGNYSMCGRAYSPRFLWMWPASRISVMGGNQASSVLSTVKRDQLEARGEEWSAEDEEAFKAPIREQYEAQGSPYYSTARLWDDGIIDPADTRRVLGLALDVCANAPLPETSFGLFRM, encoded by the coding sequence ATGGAGACCCTGGCCTCGCGACTGGACCCGAACGCTGAAGCGTTCCGGCAGAACGATGCCGGCCAGCGCGCACTCGCTGCCGAGCTGCGGGACCGGCTCGCTGACTCTGCCCTCGGCGGCCCCGAGCGCTCCCGCGAACGCCACGTCAGCCGCGGGAAGCTGCTGCCACGGGACCGCATCGACCACCTGCTGGATCCGGGCAGTCCTTTCCTGGAGATCGCGCCGCTGGCAGCCAATGGAATGTACAACGACGAGAGCCCCGGAGCGGGCGTCATCGCGGGCGTCGGTCTGGTGCACGGCCGTCACGTGCTCGTCATTTCCAATGACGCGACCGTCAAGGGCGGCACCTACTACCCGATGACGGTCAAGAAGCACCTTCGCGCCCAGGAAATCGCGCTGGAGAACAACCTGCCCTGCGTGTACCTGGTGGACTCCGGCGGAGCGTTTCTGCCCCGACAGGATGAGGTATTCCCCGACCGGGAGCACTTCGGCAGGATCTTCTACAACCAGGCCACCATGTCCGCCCGGAAGATTCCACAGATCGCGGCGGTGATGGGCTCGTGCACAGCGGGCGGCGCCTATGTGCCTGCGATGAGCGACGAGACAGTCATCGTCCGGAACCAGGGGACCATCTTCCTTGGAGGCCCGCCGCTGGTGAAGGCCGCCATTGGTGAGATTGTCACGGCCGAAGAGCTCGGCGGCGGCGACGTGCACGCAAAGACGTCCGGCGTCGTCGACCATCTCGCGGAGAACGACCAGCACGCCCTGGAGATCGTTCGGGATATCGTCTCGACCCTGCCCGTGCCGGAGCAGGCCTGGAGTACCAACGCTCCAGAAGAACCCGCCGTGGATCTGGAGAGCCTGTACGGGGCCGTGCCGGTTGATGTGAATGCGTCCTATGACGCAAGGGAGATCATCGCGCGCATCGTGGACGGCAGCCGGTTCCACGAGTTCAAGAAGGACTACGGCACTACCCTCATCACGGGTTTCGCCACACTCCACGGCCACCGGGTGGGCATCGTTGCCAACAACGGCGTGCTCTTCGGCGAATCGGCGCTCAAAGGCGCCCACTTCATCGAACTGTGCGACCAGCGCGGCATCCCGTTGATCTTCCTGCAGAACCTCTCGGGTTTCATGGTGGGCCTCGACTATGAAGCCGGCGGCATCGCCAAGCACGGCGCGAAGATGGTCACCGCGGTGGCGACGTGCCGCGTGCCCAAGCTGACCGTCGTCGTCGGCGGTTCCTTCGGTGCAGGTAACTATTCGATGTGCGGGCGCGCCTACTCGCCCCGTTTTCTCTGGATGTGGCCGGCCAGCCGCATCTCCGTGATGGGCGGCAACCAGGCGTCTTCCGTGCTGAGCACGGTGAAGCGGGACCAGCTTGAGGCACGCGGTGAAGAGTGGAGCGCCGAGGATGAGGAGGCGTTCAAGGCTCCGATCCGTGAGCAGTATGAGGCACAGGGGAGTCCCTACTACTCCACCGCGCGGCTCTGGGACGACGGGATCATCGATCCAGCCGATACCCGCCGGGTCCTGGGTCTCGCCCTCGATGTCTGCGCCAACGCGCCGCTGCCGGAGACCTCCTTCGGCCTCTTCAGGATGTGA
- a CDS encoding acetyl/propionyl/methylcrotonyl-CoA carboxylase subunit alpha, translating to MKNRALFPAVLVANRGEIACRVIRTLRALGIRSVAVYSDADAGARHVLEADQAVRIGPAAASLSYLNSDAIIAACRATGAEAVHPGYGFLSENQAFARALEDAGIVFIGPRVHALNVMGDKIRSKNHVSGFDVPVVPGIAESGLSDEDLIEAAGEVGYPLLIKPSAGGGGKGMHAVERAEDLAESLKTARRVAASAFGDDTLFLERLIRTPRHIEVQVLADSYGNVIHLGERECSLQRRHQKVIEEAPSALLDEATRARIGEAACNAARSVDYVGAGTVEFLVSDDAPDEFFFMEMNTRLQVEHPVTEMVTGVDLVEWQVRIAAGEKLTLAQSDVVLTGHAVEARVYAEDAEAGFLPSAGTVVDLSEPHGEGIRVDSALLPGLEISPTYDPMLSKVIAWAPSRSEALDRLDQALAQTRVAGLRTNVEYLRLLINDDDVRAGRLDTTMIERKLPTLAFRTASDAEIAAAAVVLAGLSTGADPASPWHSRDGWRIGGVHAATPVQLQIGNTSPRTVFMTRDGARSVITIDDNPHQVDWLPAAEGRGTGRAVVDGVTLDTRFAPNGSTLWLTDTGWSQPVRMLSREEVLQTQLASIARTEGAADPEVRSPMPGTVITVNVADGDSVEEGQVLASVEAMKMEHQLTATVAGTVAITLSPGDLVTANQVVARIHPLPSGEPEDPAAETVPTEQEESPS from the coding sequence ATGAAAAACAGAGCCCTCTTCCCCGCCGTTCTCGTAGCCAACCGCGGTGAGATCGCCTGCCGGGTCATCCGGACGCTGCGCGCGCTCGGTATCCGGTCAGTCGCCGTCTACAGCGATGCCGACGCCGGTGCCCGCCACGTGCTCGAGGCTGACCAGGCAGTGCGGATCGGCCCGGCTGCCGCTTCCTTGAGCTACCTCAACAGCGACGCGATCATCGCGGCTTGCCGGGCGACCGGCGCGGAGGCCGTGCATCCCGGGTACGGGTTCCTGAGCGAGAACCAGGCCTTTGCCCGCGCGCTTGAGGACGCCGGCATCGTGTTCATCGGCCCGCGGGTGCATGCCCTCAATGTCATGGGCGACAAGATCCGGTCCAAGAACCATGTCAGCGGATTCGATGTGCCCGTGGTCCCCGGCATCGCGGAGTCGGGGCTGAGCGATGAGGACCTCATCGAAGCCGCCGGCGAGGTGGGCTACCCGCTGCTCATCAAGCCCTCGGCTGGCGGCGGCGGCAAAGGCATGCACGCCGTGGAACGCGCTGAGGATCTCGCGGAGAGCCTCAAGACGGCACGGCGCGTTGCCGCGTCCGCTTTCGGTGATGACACGCTGTTCCTTGAGCGACTCATCCGCACACCGCGGCACATCGAGGTGCAGGTGCTCGCGGATTCCTACGGCAACGTCATTCACCTGGGGGAGCGGGAATGCTCCCTGCAGCGGCGGCACCAGAAGGTCATCGAGGAAGCTCCCTCGGCGCTCCTTGACGAAGCGACCCGCGCGCGGATCGGTGAGGCCGCGTGCAATGCGGCCCGCAGCGTCGACTACGTCGGGGCAGGGACCGTTGAGTTCCTGGTGTCCGACGACGCGCCGGATGAGTTCTTCTTCATGGAGATGAATACCCGGCTCCAGGTTGAGCATCCGGTCACCGAGATGGTGACAGGCGTGGACCTCGTTGAGTGGCAGGTGCGTATCGCCGCCGGTGAGAAGCTGACGCTGGCCCAAAGCGACGTCGTCCTCACCGGCCACGCAGTGGAAGCGCGCGTGTATGCGGAAGACGCGGAGGCCGGCTTCCTGCCCTCGGCGGGAACCGTCGTCGACCTGTCCGAGCCGCACGGAGAGGGTATCCGTGTTGACAGCGCGCTGCTGCCGGGACTGGAAATCTCTCCCACCTACGACCCGATGCTCTCGAAGGTCATTGCGTGGGCGCCGTCCCGCTCAGAGGCGCTGGACCGGCTGGACCAGGCGCTCGCGCAGACGCGGGTAGCCGGCCTGCGCACCAACGTGGAGTACCTCCGCCTGCTCATCAACGACGACGACGTCCGCGCCGGCAGGCTCGACACCACCATGATCGAGCGGAAGCTTCCGACTCTCGCCTTCCGGACGGCGAGCGACGCAGAGATCGCTGCGGCCGCCGTCGTCCTGGCCGGGCTTTCCACGGGTGCCGACCCAGCCTCGCCGTGGCACTCAAGGGACGGTTGGCGTATCGGCGGGGTACATGCGGCAACGCCCGTTCAGCTCCAGATCGGGAACACTTCGCCGCGGACCGTGTTCATGACTCGCGATGGTGCGCGGAGCGTGATCACGATCGATGACAACCCCCACCAGGTTGACTGGCTTCCAGCCGCGGAGGGCCGCGGGACGGGCCGCGCCGTCGTCGACGGTGTCACGCTGGACACCCGATTCGCTCCGAACGGCTCCACACTCTGGCTGACGGATACCGGTTGGTCCCAGCCCGTCCGGATGCTGAGCCGCGAGGAGGTCCTCCAGACGCAGCTGGCTTCGATCGCTCGAACCGAGGGTGCAGCTGACCCGGAAGTGCGCTCGCCGATGCCCGGCACCGTGATCACAGTGAATGTCGCCGACGGCGATTCCGTTGAGGAAGGGCAGGTGCTCGCGAGCGTCGAAGCAATGAAGATGGAACACCAGCTCACCGCCACCGTCGCCGGCACCGTCGCCATCACCCTCAGCCCCGGTGACCTGGTAACAGCCAACCAGGTCGTTGCCCGCATCCACCCCCTACCGTCCGGCGAGCCAGAAGATCCTGCCGCCGAAACAGTCCCCACCGAACAGGAAGAGTCCCCATCATGA
- a CDS encoding acyl-CoA dehydrogenase family protein translates to MMNFELSEEYQDLVDTVREFADQVVAPVSAKHDEEHSFPYAVIAQMGEMGLFGLPFPEQYGGMDGDYFALCLALEQLARVDQSVAITLEAGVSLGAMPIYRFGTEEQKQQWLPQLISGEALAGFGLTESEAGSDASGTKTNAKLVDGEWVINGSKEFITNSGTDITRLVTVTAVTDTTTREDGSVKKEISTILVPTDTPGFTAEKAYNKVGWNASDTHPLTLKDVRVPETNLLGTRGRGYANFLQILDEGRIAIAALATGAAQGCVEESIRYAKERQAFGANIGSYQSIQFKIARMQARAHTARLAYYDAAARMLAGKPFKTQASIAKLVAGEAAMDNARDATQIFGGYGFMNEFTVSRHYRDSKILEVGEGTTEVQLMLIARELGL, encoded by the coding sequence ATCATGAACTTTGAACTGAGCGAGGAATACCAGGACCTGGTAGATACCGTCCGGGAGTTCGCCGACCAGGTCGTAGCGCCGGTATCCGCGAAGCACGATGAAGAGCACAGCTTCCCCTATGCGGTCATCGCCCAGATGGGCGAGATGGGACTGTTTGGGCTCCCGTTCCCGGAGCAGTACGGCGGCATGGACGGCGACTACTTCGCGTTGTGCCTGGCCCTCGAGCAGCTGGCGCGGGTCGACCAGTCGGTGGCGATCACCCTTGAGGCGGGCGTATCGCTGGGCGCCATGCCGATCTACCGGTTCGGCACCGAGGAACAGAAGCAGCAGTGGCTGCCCCAGCTCATCAGCGGTGAAGCGCTCGCCGGATTCGGCCTGACCGAGTCCGAGGCCGGCTCTGACGCTTCCGGCACCAAGACCAACGCGAAGCTGGTTGACGGCGAGTGGGTCATCAACGGCAGCAAGGAGTTCATCACCAACTCCGGAACCGATATCACCCGGCTGGTTACGGTCACCGCCGTCACGGATACCACCACACGGGAGGACGGCTCCGTGAAAAAGGAGATCTCCACCATCCTCGTGCCGACCGACACGCCCGGCTTCACGGCGGAGAAGGCGTACAACAAGGTGGGCTGGAACGCGTCGGACACCCACCCGCTGACCCTGAAGGACGTCCGCGTCCCGGAAACGAACCTGCTCGGAACGCGGGGACGCGGTTACGCCAACTTCCTCCAGATCCTCGACGAGGGCCGCATCGCCATCGCTGCGCTCGCGACGGGGGCCGCCCAGGGCTGTGTAGAGGAATCCATCCGCTACGCCAAGGAACGCCAGGCCTTCGGCGCCAACATCGGCAGCTATCAGTCGATCCAGTTCAAGATCGCGCGGATGCAGGCACGCGCCCACACCGCCCGGCTCGCGTACTACGACGCCGCGGCACGCATGCTCGCCGGCAAGCCGTTCAAGACCCAGGCGTCCATCGCTAAGCTGGTCGCAGGCGAGGCCGCGATGGACAACGCCCGCGACGCCACCCAGATCTTCGGCGGCTACGGGTTCATGAACGAGTTCACGGTGTCCCGCCACTATCGTGACTCAAAGATCCTCGAGGTCGGAGAGGGAACCACCGAGGTGCAGTTGATGCTCATCGCCCGCGAACTGGGGCTCTGA